A stretch of the Pelmatolapia mariae isolate MD_Pm_ZW linkage group LG23, Pm_UMD_F_2, whole genome shotgun sequence genome encodes the following:
- the LOC134620022 gene encoding aldo-keto reductase family 1 member A1-B, with protein sequence MQSLKCQLLKQTLSRLCVGFGSRVFLRGMNDFAVLNTGRKMPLIGLGTWKSEPGKVKQAVIWALEAGYRHIDCASIYGNEAEIGEALQEKLGPEKSLRREDVFITSKLWNSKHHPDDVEPALLKTLKDLKLEYLDLYLIHWPYAFQRGDVPFPRKEDGTLLYDDTDYKLTWSAMEKLVGKGLVRAIGLSNFNSRQIDDILSVASVKPTVLQVECHPYLAQVELLAHCRDRGLVMTAYSPLGSADRAWKHPNEPILLEEPVISSLAEKYKKSPAQILLRWQTQRGVVTIPKSVTESRIKENIQVFDFTLEAEEMKSIGALTRGWRYIVPMIEVEGKRVPRDAGHPFYPFNDPY encoded by the exons gTGTTTCTGAGAGGCATGAATGACTTTGCAGTTCTTAACACAGGGCGCAAGATGCCCCTCATTGGACTGGGAACATGGAAGAGTGAGCCTGGAAAG GTGAAACAAGCAGTTATTTGGGCACTGGAAGCTGGGTATCGCCACATTGACTGTGCATCCATCTATGGCAATGAGGCTGAGATTGGAGAAGCCCTGCAGGAAAAGCTCGGACCCGAAAAG TCCCTAAGAAGAGAGGATGTGTTCATCACATCCAAGCTGTGGAACAGCAAGCACCATCCAGATGATGTCGAGCCAGCCCTCCTGAAGACCCTGAAGGACTTGAAGCTTGAATACCTGGACCTCTACCTCATCCACTGGCCTTACGCCTTTCA ACGAGGAGACGTTCCTTTCCCCAGAAAGGAGGATGGCACCTTGCTATATGATGACACAGACTACAAGCTGACCTGGTCTGCCATGGAGAAGCTGGTGGGAAAGGGTCTTGTCCGAGCCATTGGCTTGTCCAACTTCAACAGCAGGCAGATTGATGACATCCTGTCGGTCGCCAGTGTCAAACCAACTGTCCTTCAG GTAGAGTGCCACCCCTATCTGGCCCAGGTAGAGCTGCTGGCCCACTGTCGGGATCGGGGCCTGGTGATGACGGCCTACAGTCCACTGGGGTCTGCTGATCGAGCCTGGAAACATCCGAACGAACCCATCCTGCTGGAGGAGCCTGTCATCTCTTCCCTTGCAGAGAAATATAAAAAGTCTCCAGCTCAGATTCTCCTGAG GTGGCAGACACAACGTGGCGTCGTAACAATCCCTAAGAGTGTGACCGAGTCCCGCATCAAAGAAAACATACAG GTGTTTGACTTTACCCTTGAAGCAGAAGAAATGAAAAGTATTGGAGCACTGACCAGAGGCTGGCGCTACATCGTACCAATGATCGAA GTGGAAGGAAAGCGCGTTCCCAGGGATGCCGGACATCCCTTCTACCCTTTCAATGACCCATATTGA